Proteins from a genomic interval of Streptomyces sp. NBC_01445:
- the gatA gene encoding Asp-tRNA(Asn)/Glu-tRNA(Gln) amidotransferase subunit GatA: protein MTMTDSNIIKLTAAEIASKIAAGELTAVEVTEAHLARIEAVDEKVHAFLHVDREGALAQARAVDAKRAAGEKLGPLAGVPLALKDIFTTEGIPTTVGSKILEGWIPPYDATLTRKLKEADVVILGKTNMDEFAMGSSTENSAYGPTGNPWDLTRIPGGSGGGSSAALAAYEAPLAIGTDTGGSIRQPAAVTGTVGVKPTYGGVSRYGMVAFSSSLDQGGPCARTVLDAALLHEVIAGHDPLDSTSIDAPVPPVVEAARNGSVRGMRVGVVKQFSGEGYQAGVVQRFNESVELLTSLGAEIVELDCPTFDLALSAYYLIAPSECSSNLARFDAMRYGLRVGDDGTKSAEDVTALTREAGFGDEVKRRVILGTYALSSGYYDAYYGSAQKVRTLITQEFERAFEQVDVIVSPTTPTTAFPIGERADDPMAMYLADVCTIPTNMAGNAAMSLPCGLAPEDGLPVGLQIIAPAMKDDRLYKVGAAVEAAFVEKWGHPLLEEAPSL, encoded by the coding sequence ATCACCATGACGGACAGCAACATCATCAAGCTCACCGCCGCCGAGATCGCCTCGAAGATCGCCGCCGGCGAGCTCACGGCCGTCGAGGTCACCGAGGCCCACCTGGCCCGGATCGAGGCCGTCGACGAGAAGGTGCACGCCTTCCTGCACGTCGACCGTGAGGGCGCTCTCGCGCAGGCCCGCGCCGTCGACGCCAAGCGCGCCGCGGGCGAGAAGCTCGGCCCGCTGGCCGGCGTACCGCTCGCGCTGAAGGACATCTTCACCACCGAGGGCATCCCGACCACGGTCGGTTCGAAGATCCTCGAAGGCTGGATCCCGCCGTACGACGCCACCCTGACGCGCAAGCTCAAGGAGGCCGACGTCGTCATCCTCGGCAAGACCAACATGGACGAGTTCGCCATGGGGTCCTCCACCGAGAACAGCGCGTACGGCCCGACCGGCAACCCGTGGGACCTCACCCGCATCCCCGGCGGCTCCGGCGGCGGCTCCTCCGCGGCCCTCGCCGCCTACGAGGCCCCGCTCGCCATCGGCACGGACACCGGCGGTTCGATCCGCCAGCCCGCGGCCGTCACCGGCACCGTCGGCGTCAAGCCGACCTACGGCGGCGTCTCGCGCTACGGCATGGTGGCGTTCTCCAGCTCCCTCGACCAGGGCGGCCCCTGCGCCCGTACGGTCCTGGACGCGGCGCTCCTGCACGAGGTCATCGCCGGCCACGACCCGCTCGACTCGACGTCCATCGACGCGCCGGTCCCGCCGGTCGTCGAGGCCGCTCGCAACGGCTCGGTCCGGGGCATGCGCGTCGGCGTCGTCAAGCAGTTCTCCGGCGAGGGCTACCAGGCCGGCGTCGTCCAGCGCTTCAACGAGTCGGTCGAGCTGCTCACGTCGCTCGGCGCCGAGATCGTCGAGCTGGACTGCCCGACCTTCGACCTGGCCCTGTCGGCGTACTACCTGATCGCGCCGTCCGAGTGCTCGTCCAACCTGGCCCGCTTCGACGCCATGCGCTACGGCCTGCGGGTCGGCGACGACGGCACGAAGTCGGCCGAGGACGTCACTGCCCTCACCCGTGAGGCCGGCTTCGGCGACGAGGTCAAGCGCCGCGTCATCCTCGGCACGTACGCGCTCAGCTCCGGCTACTACGACGCGTATTACGGCAGCGCCCAGAAGGTCCGCACCCTGATCACTCAGGAGTTCGAGCGGGCCTTCGAGCAGGTCGACGTGATCGTCTCGCCGACGACGCCGACCACCGCCTTCCCGATCGGCGAGCGCGCCGACGACCCGATGGCGATGTACCTGGCCGACGTGTGCACGATCCCGACCAACATGGCGGGCAACGCAGCCATGTCGCTGCCCTGCGGCCTCGCGCCGGAGGACGGCCTTCCGGTCGGGCTGCAGATCATCGCCCCCGCCATGAAGGACGACCGGCTGTACAAGGTCGGCGCCGCCGTCGAGGCCGCCTTCGTGGAAAAGTGGGGCCACCCGCTTCTCGAGGAGGCTCCGTCGCTGTGA
- the gatC gene encoding Asp-tRNA(Asn)/Glu-tRNA(Gln) amidotransferase subunit GatC, producing MPGITREEVAHLARLARLELKDEELDHFAGQLDDIIGAVARVSEVADQDVPPTSHPLPLTNVMRADEVRPSLTPEQALSGAPAQEQQRFKVPQILGED from the coding sequence ATGCCTGGCATCACGCGCGAGGAGGTCGCACACCTCGCACGGCTGGCGCGTCTGGAGCTGAAGGACGAAGAGCTCGACCACTTCGCCGGACAGCTCGACGACATCATCGGCGCGGTCGCCCGCGTCTCGGAGGTCGCCGACCAAGACGTACCGCCGACCTCCCACCCGCTCCCGCTGACGAACGTCATGCGGGCGGACGAGGTTCGTCCGTCGCTCACCCCCGAGCAGGCGCTCTCCGGCGCCCCGGCCCAGGAGCAGCAGCGTTTCAAGGTGCCGCAGATCCTGGGGGAGGACTAA
- a CDS encoding putative bifunctional diguanylate cyclase/phosphodiesterase, producing the protein MGAIGGTGSGAAVSGGTGWTGAAADGGSGWTGADAGFAGGWPNRGYGTLGGAFGGAFGEEGDGRERSWLGALPMLPLAIVALAAAVLGTGFYRAFTGSHALFPSGAAGWSLAVLTGIIVGHLVALGRDRWWGGTGSGAALTLAVLLLYGWVPAGMVSLTVVVLVGIARRHRWRQGILHGAVDIIGIGAGALVLAVFGQVPSVESPWKPETWTVLNAPEVALVATAYLAVTRSLLWYVHAPRASGLPTVARTALLRQGLVGVALLGIAPLICVVAIALPVLLPLFAVPLIALDSTLWIARARAEEQLRDPLTGLPNRQWLLERTWTALDDAERIGARSALLLIDLDRFRSVNDTLGHLAGDRLLLQIADRLRMALPRGAEAARLGGDEFAVLLPVVDSTTSATRVARTLVAALGSPLDLDGLTLVLEASAGLAVFPDHALDAEGLLRRADVAMYQAKRDRTGVEVYESKRDSNTPDRLGLLGDLRRALDAGDVEVHYQPKVRFDGQVAGLEALVRWVHPERGKVPPDEFIAIAESSGLMPHLTEYVLETALAQVARWRAQGLRVPVAVNVSPRDVHTPGFAGAVAARLARHGVPPGALQLEITEHVLLEDPQRAADTLAGLTGHGVKMSLDDFGTGYSSLVHLRRLPVSELKIDRSFVARLAVDNEDAEIVRCTVDLAHSLGLLVVAEGVEDDETWERLRDLGCDAVQGWLVAAAMPPDETTAWLRARGSRGWQRPSVLAAEAEDQSSGQTVN; encoded by the coding sequence ATCGGTGCCATCGGCGGGACCGGCTCCGGAGCGGCGGTGAGCGGCGGGACCGGCTGGACCGGGGCCGCCGCTGACGGTGGTTCCGGGTGGACGGGCGCCGACGCGGGCTTCGCGGGCGGCTGGCCGAACCGCGGGTACGGGACCCTCGGCGGGGCGTTCGGCGGAGCCTTCGGTGAGGAAGGGGACGGCCGGGAGCGCTCCTGGCTCGGCGCGCTGCCCATGCTGCCCCTCGCGATCGTCGCCCTCGCCGCCGCCGTGCTCGGCACCGGCTTCTACCGCGCTTTCACCGGCAGCCACGCGCTCTTCCCGTCCGGCGCCGCCGGCTGGTCCCTCGCCGTACTGACCGGCATCATCGTCGGCCACCTCGTCGCGCTGGGCCGCGACCGCTGGTGGGGCGGCACCGGCTCGGGCGCGGCCTTAACGCTCGCGGTCCTGCTGCTCTACGGCTGGGTGCCCGCCGGCATGGTCAGCCTCACCGTCGTCGTCCTCGTCGGCATCGCCCGCCGGCACCGCTGGCGCCAGGGCATCCTGCACGGCGCGGTCGACATCATCGGCATCGGCGCGGGCGCCCTCGTGCTCGCCGTGTTCGGTCAGGTACCGTCTGTGGAGTCCCCCTGGAAGCCGGAGACCTGGACGGTTCTCAACGCCCCCGAGGTGGCGCTCGTCGCGACCGCCTACCTCGCGGTCACCCGCAGCCTGCTCTGGTACGTCCACGCGCCGCGTGCCTCCGGGCTGCCCACCGTCGCCCGCACCGCCCTTCTCCGGCAGGGTCTCGTCGGCGTCGCGCTGCTCGGCATCGCCCCGCTGATCTGCGTGGTCGCCATCGCGCTGCCCGTGCTGCTGCCGCTGTTCGCCGTCCCGCTCATCGCGCTCGACTCGACGCTGTGGATCGCCCGGGCCCGCGCCGAGGAGCAGCTGCGCGACCCGCTCACCGGGCTGCCCAACCGTCAGTGGCTGCTGGAGCGGACGTGGACCGCGCTCGACGACGCCGAGCGGATCGGCGCGCGCAGCGCCCTCCTGCTCATCGACCTGGACCGCTTCCGGTCGGTCAACGACACCCTCGGTCACCTCGCGGGGGACCGGCTCCTGCTCCAGATAGCCGACCGGCTCCGGATGGCCCTGCCCCGAGGGGCGGAGGCCGCACGCCTCGGCGGCGACGAGTTCGCCGTACTCCTGCCCGTGGTCGACTCCACGACATCCGCCACCCGAGTGGCGCGCACCCTGGTCGCCGCCCTCGGCTCCCCGCTCGACCTGGACGGGCTCACGCTGGTCCTGGAGGCCAGCGCCGGACTCGCCGTCTTCCCCGACCACGCACTCGACGCCGAAGGGCTGCTGCGCCGCGCCGACGTCGCCATGTACCAGGCGAAGCGTGACCGTACGGGCGTCGAGGTCTACGAGTCGAAGCGGGATTCCAACACCCCCGACCGCCTCGGCCTGCTCGGCGATCTGCGCCGCGCGCTCGACGCCGGCGACGTGGAGGTGCACTACCAGCCGAAGGTCCGCTTCGACGGACAGGTCGCCGGCCTCGAGGCGCTGGTGCGCTGGGTGCACCCCGAGCGGGGCAAGGTCCCGCCGGACGAGTTCATCGCCATCGCCGAGTCGTCCGGACTCATGCCCCATCTGACCGAGTACGTCCTGGAGACGGCGCTCGCGCAGGTCGCCCGGTGGCGGGCGCAGGGCCTGCGCGTGCCGGTCGCGGTGAACGTGTCGCCGAGGGACGTGCACACCCCGGGATTCGCCGGCGCGGTCGCCGCGCGGCTCGCCCGGCACGGCGTCCCCCCGGGCGCCCTGCAGCTGGAGATAACCGAGCACGTGTTGCTGGAGGACCCCCAGCGCGCCGCCGACACCCTCGCCGGGCTCACCGGGCACGGCGTGAAGATGTCCCTCGACGACTTCGGCACCGGCTACTCCTCCCTCGTCCACCTGCGTCGCCTCCCGGTCAGCGAGCTGAAGATCGACCGCTCGTTCGTGGCCCGCCTCGCCGTGGACAACGAGGACGCGGAGATCGTCCGCTGCACCGTCGACCTGGCGCACTCGCTCGGACTGCTCGTCGTCGCCGAGGGCGTCGAGGACGACGAGACCTGGGAGCGCCTGCGCGACCTCGGGTGCGACGCCGTCCAGGGCTGGCTCGTCGCCGCCGCGATGCCGCCGGACGAGACGACGGCGTGGCTGCGGGCGCGCGGCTCCCGCGGATGGCAGCGGCCCTCCGTCCTCGCCGCCGAGGCCGAGGACCAGTCATCGGGACAGACGGTCAACTGA
- the ligA gene encoding NAD-dependent DNA ligase LigA — protein sequence MAGDQQHAQPAEVPTTAREQHAQLAEQIEEHRFRYYVKDQPVVSDGEFDKLLRSLEALEEQYPELRTPDSPTQKVAGSYAPVSTSFTAVEHRERMLSLDNAFDDAELAAWADRIARDVGTSDYHFLCELKIDGLAVNLTYEDGKLTRAATRGDGRTGEDITPNVRTIAEIPHRLKGDRVPALVEIRGEVFFPMEGFEELNARLVEAGDKPFANPRNAAAGSLRQKDPRVTATRPLHMVVHGIGAREGFDIDRLSQAYELLHEWGLPTARHNRVVDSIEDVREFIAHYGENRHSIVEHEIDGAVVKLDEIPLQGRLGSTSRAPRWAIAWKYPPEEVNTKLVNIRVGVGRTGRVTPYAQVEPVTVAGSEVEFATLHNQDVVKKKGVLIGDTVVLRKAGDVIPEILGPVADLRDGSEREFVMPAECPECGTPLRAMKEGDIDLRCPNARSCPAQLRERLFYLAGRKSLDIENFGYVAAAALTKPLEPSEPALSDEGDLFDLTIEQLLPIRAYVLDQDSGLPKRDPKTGEEKIATVFANQQGEPRKNALSMLENIAAAKERPLARIITGLSVRHVGPVAAEALAREFRSIDRIEQATEEELAATDGVGPIIAASLKQWFAEDWHREILRKWRAAGVRMEEEGAGEDQGPRPLEGLTVVVTGTLEHHTRDGAKEALQSRGAKVTGSVSKKTSFVVVGDNPGSKYDKAMQLKVPVLNEDGFAVLLEQGPEAAAGAALPTEE from the coding sequence GTGGCCGGCGATCAGCAGCACGCACAGCCCGCAGAGGTGCCCACGACGGCACGGGAGCAGCACGCGCAGCTCGCCGAGCAGATCGAGGAGCACCGCTTCAGGTACTACGTGAAGGACCAGCCGGTCGTCAGCGACGGCGAGTTCGACAAACTCCTGCGCTCCCTGGAGGCGCTGGAGGAGCAGTACCCCGAGCTGCGCACCCCCGACTCGCCGACCCAGAAGGTCGCGGGCTCGTACGCGCCGGTGTCCACGTCGTTCACGGCCGTCGAGCACCGCGAACGCATGCTCTCCCTCGACAACGCCTTCGACGACGCCGAGTTGGCCGCCTGGGCGGACCGCATCGCTCGGGACGTCGGCACGTCCGACTACCACTTCCTGTGCGAACTCAAGATCGACGGCCTCGCGGTCAACCTCACGTACGAGGACGGCAAGCTCACCCGAGCCGCCACCCGCGGCGACGGCCGCACCGGCGAGGACATCACGCCCAACGTGCGCACGATCGCCGAGATCCCCCACCGCCTCAAGGGCGACCGCGTCCCGGCGCTCGTGGAGATCCGCGGCGAAGTCTTCTTCCCCATGGAGGGGTTCGAGGAGCTCAACGCGCGCCTGGTCGAGGCCGGGGACAAGCCCTTCGCCAACCCGCGCAACGCGGCGGCGGGTTCGCTCCGCCAGAAGGACCCCCGCGTCACCGCGACGCGCCCGCTCCACATGGTCGTGCACGGCATCGGCGCCCGCGAGGGCTTCGACATCGACCGCCTCTCCCAGGCCTACGAGCTGCTGCACGAATGGGGCCTGCCCACCGCCCGGCACAACAGGGTGGTCGACAGCATCGAGGACGTACGGGAGTTCATCGCCCACTACGGGGAGAACCGCCACTCCATCGTCGAGCACGAGATCGACGGCGCCGTCGTCAAGCTCGACGAGATCCCCCTCCAGGGGCGCCTCGGCTCCACCTCGCGCGCGCCGCGCTGGGCCATCGCCTGGAAGTACCCGCCGGAGGAGGTCAACACCAAGCTGGTCAACATCCGCGTGGGTGTGGGCCGCACCGGCCGCGTCACGCCGTACGCGCAGGTCGAACCGGTCACCGTGGCCGGCTCGGAGGTCGAGTTCGCGACCCTGCACAACCAGGACGTCGTCAAGAAGAAGGGCGTCCTCATCGGCGACACCGTCGTCCTGCGGAAGGCGGGCGACGTCATCCCCGAGATCCTCGGCCCGGTCGCCGACCTGCGCGACGGCAGCGAGCGGGAGTTCGTGATGCCCGCCGAGTGCCCTGAGTGCGGCACGCCTCTGCGGGCCATGAAGGAGGGCGACATCGACCTCCGCTGCCCGAACGCCCGTTCCTGCCCGGCCCAGTTGCGCGAGCGCCTCTTCTACCTCGCGGGCCGCAAGTCCCTCGACATCGAGAACTTCGGTTACGTGGCGGCCGCCGCCCTCACCAAGCCCCTGGAGCCGTCCGAGCCGGCGCTCTCCGACGAGGGCGACCTGTTCGACCTCACCATCGAGCAGCTGCTGCCGATCAGGGCGTACGTCCTCGACCAGGACAGCGGACTGCCGAAGCGGGACCCGAAGACCGGCGAGGAGAAGATCGCCACGGTCTTCGCCAACCAGCAGGGCGAGCCCCGCAAGAACGCCCTGTCCATGCTGGAGAACATCGCGGCGGCCAAGGAGCGGCCCCTCGCCCGCATCATCACCGGCCTGTCGGTGCGCCATGTGGGCCCCGTCGCCGCCGAGGCGCTGGCCCGCGAGTTCCGCTCCATCGACCGCATCGAGCAGGCCACCGAGGAGGAGCTCGCCGCCACCGACGGCGTCGGGCCGATCATCGCCGCCTCGCTCAAGCAGTGGTTCGCGGAGGACTGGCACCGCGAGATCCTGCGCAAGTGGCGGGCCGCCGGGGTCCGGATGGAGGAGGAGGGCGCCGGCGAGGACCAGGGCCCCCGCCCGCTCGAAGGCCTCACGGTCGTCGTCACCGGCACACTCGAGCACCACACCCGAGATGGCGCGAAAGAGGCCCTGCAGAGTAGAGGGGCCAAGGTGACGGGCTCCGTTTCCAAGAAGACCTCCTTCGTCGTAGTGGGGGACAACCCGGGCTCCAAGTACGACAAGGCGATGCAGCTGAAGGTTCCGGTTCTGAACGAGGACGGGTTCGCTGTCCTGCTCGAACAGGGGCCGGAGGCGGCGGCGGGTGCTGCGCTTCCGACCGAGGAGTAG
- a CDS encoding methionine synthase, whose protein sequence is MPGGDAREAAKTVTGSVEEFPYLAELPARGPGADMIGRTAGLLVELYARVEPSGWRLGDRPGRDTRRARSWMGEDLDALEEFTQGYQGPLKVQAVGPWTLAGALELRNGEVALSDEGACRDLAGSLAEGLRLHLDDVRRRVPGAEIVLQLDEPSLIAVLRGQVRTASGYRTHRAVDRQLVESTLREVVSVHDGPVVVHSCAPDVPFALLRRAGADAISFDFSLLTERDDDAIGEAVEAGTRLFAGVVPGTDSPLSDPAGSVMGVRTLWRRLGLNPGSLAESVTVTPSCGLAGASPAYARAALAHCVRAARSLADNPE, encoded by the coding sequence ATGCCCGGTGGCGACGCGCGCGAGGCGGCCAAGACGGTCACCGGCAGTGTCGAGGAGTTCCCGTATCTGGCGGAACTGCCGGCGCGCGGACCCGGCGCCGACATGATCGGCCGGACCGCCGGACTGCTCGTCGAGCTGTACGCGCGCGTGGAGCCCAGCGGCTGGCGGCTCGGGGACCGGCCGGGCCGCGACACCCGGCGGGCCCGGTCCTGGATGGGCGAGGACCTGGACGCCCTCGAGGAGTTCACGCAGGGCTACCAGGGGCCGTTGAAGGTGCAGGCGGTCGGCCCCTGGACGCTCGCCGGCGCCCTGGAACTGCGTAACGGCGAGGTCGCCCTGTCCGACGAGGGCGCCTGCCGGGACCTCGCCGGCTCGCTCGCCGAGGGCCTGCGCCTCCACCTCGACGACGTGCGCCGCCGCGTCCCCGGGGCGGAGATCGTCCTCCAGCTCGACGAGCCGTCCCTCATCGCCGTACTGCGCGGCCAGGTCAGGACCGCCAGCGGATACCGCACCCACCGCGCCGTCGACCGCCAGCTCGTGGAGAGCACGCTCCGCGAGGTCGTCTCGGTCCACGACGGACCCGTCGTCGTGCACTCCTGCGCCCCCGACGTCCCGTTCGCCCTGCTGCGGCGTGCGGGCGCCGACGCGATCTCCTTCGACTTCTCGCTGCTCACCGAACGTGACGACGACGCGATCGGTGAGGCCGTCGAGGCCGGTACGCGGCTCTTCGCCGGTGTCGTGCCGGGCACGGACAGCCCATTGTCAGACCCTGCCGGTAGCGTCATGGGAGTCAGGACGCTGTGGCGCAGGCTGGGGCTGAATCCCGGCTCCCTCGCGGAGTCGGTCACGGTCACACCGTCGTGCGGTCTCGCGGGGGCCTCTCCCGCGTACGCGCGCGCCGCGCTCGCCCACTGCGTCCGGGCGGCGAGATCACTCGCGGACAACCCAGAGTGA
- a CDS encoding SDR family oxidoreductase yields MARMATHVITGAGSGIGAAVARRLHARGDQLVLHARDAARAKELAAQFPGAATLVGDLADPDKLSWAFSHQSLPDRVDSLLHIAGVVDLGPVGELTPKSWRHQLNVNLVAPAELTRHFLPQLRVAHGHVIFVNSGAGLSAHADWSAYAASKHGLKALADSLRQEEHGNGVRVTSVYPGRTASAMQVKVHQQEGKPYDAARWIDPESVATTIVMALDLPRDAEVNDLTVRPGR; encoded by the coding sequence ATGGCCCGTATGGCAACACATGTGATCACCGGGGCCGGATCAGGAATCGGCGCGGCCGTGGCGCGCCGTCTGCACGCACGCGGGGACCAACTCGTCCTCCACGCGCGCGACGCGGCCCGCGCGAAGGAACTCGCGGCCCAGTTCCCCGGCGCGGCCACCCTCGTCGGCGACCTCGCCGACCCGGACAAGCTCTCCTGGGCGTTCTCGCACCAGTCGCTGCCGGACCGGGTGGACTCGCTGCTGCACATCGCGGGTGTCGTCGACCTCGGCCCGGTCGGCGAGCTCACCCCCAAGTCGTGGCGCCACCAGCTGAACGTGAACCTGGTCGCCCCCGCCGAACTGACCCGCCATTTCCTGCCCCAGCTCCGCGTCGCCCACGGCCACGTGATCTTCGTCAACTCGGGCGCGGGCCTCAGCGCGCACGCCGACTGGTCCGCGTACGCCGCCTCCAAGCACGGCCTGAAGGCGCTCGCCGACTCCCTGCGCCAGGAGGAGCACGGCAACGGCGTGCGGGTCACGTCGGTCTACCCGGGCCGCACGGCCAGCGCGATGCAGGTCAAGGTGCATCAGCAGGAGGGCAAGCCGTACGACGCCGCCCGCTGGATCGACCCCGAGTCGGTCGCCACGACGATCGTCATGGCGCTCGACCTGCCGCGCGACGCCGAGGTCAACGACCTCACGGTGCGCCCGGGCCGCTAG
- a CDS encoding TIGR00730 family Rossman fold protein, with protein MNICVFLSAADLADRYTRPAREFAELLGKGGHTLVWGGSESGLMKVVADGVQEAGGRLVGVSVDFLADLARANADEMVIARDLAERKALLLEKADAVVIMVGGAGTLDEATEILELKKHGKHNKPVVLLNSAGFYDGLKQQFRRMDDEGFLPLPLTELVFFAEEPVGALAYLEESLGTL; from the coding sequence ATGAACATCTGCGTCTTCCTCTCCGCCGCCGACCTCGCCGACCGCTACACCCGACCCGCCCGTGAGTTCGCCGAACTGCTCGGCAAGGGCGGTCACACGCTCGTGTGGGGAGGTTCGGAGAGCGGTCTCATGAAGGTCGTCGCGGACGGTGTGCAGGAGGCCGGAGGGCGCCTCGTGGGCGTCTCCGTGGACTTCCTCGCCGACCTGGCGCGGGCGAACGCCGACGAGATGGTCATCGCCCGCGACCTCGCCGAACGCAAGGCGCTGCTCCTGGAGAAGGCCGACGCCGTCGTGATCATGGTGGGCGGCGCGGGCACGCTCGACGAGGCCACCGAGATCCTGGAGCTGAAGAAGCACGGCAAGCACAACAAGCCGGTCGTCCTGCTGAACTCGGCGGGCTTCTACGACGGCCTCAAGCAGCAGTTCCGCCGCATGGACGACGAGGGGTTCCTGCCGCTGCCGCTCACCGAACTCGTCTTCTTCGCCGAGGAGCCCGTCGGCGCGCTGGCCTACCTGGAGGAATCACTCGGCACGCTCTAA
- a CDS encoding DUF427 domain-containing protein, translated as MADGHTITIEQGTGSVRVVHGGVVLAQSARPLLLRETGCPVRYYIPPADVRTDLLTPSDTQTYCPFKGTASYWSLPDAPDLVWAYPDPKPDVAEIKDHLCFYEVETV; from the coding sequence ATGGCTGATGGACACACGATCACGATCGAGCAGGGCACCGGTTCCGTACGCGTGGTCCACGGCGGGGTGGTGCTCGCGCAGAGCGCCCGCCCGCTGCTGCTGCGCGAGACGGGCTGTCCCGTGCGTTACTACATCCCGCCGGCGGACGTCCGCACGGACCTGCTGACCCCGTCCGACACACAGACGTACTGCCCCTTCAAGGGAACGGCGTCCTACTGGTCCCTGCCGGACGCCCCCGACCTGGTGTGGGCATACCCCGACCCGAAGCCGGACGTGGCGGAGATCAAGGACCACCTGTGCTTCTACGAGGTGGAAACCGTCTGA
- a CDS encoding alpha/beta fold hydrolase — translation MDKKTNSPDGTAIAYERTGAGPAVILVSGALSAGSSMEPLAARLSGGLGAVPYDRRGRGASGDTAPYAVAREVEDIAALIDAVGGSAALYGMSSGAALALEAAASGLPVTRVAVYEPPFAVDEGGGKERAEYTRQLSGLLAEGRNGDAVELFMSLTGAPAEMIAGARRSPWWPDMEAVAPTLAYDNAAMGDGLVPRERLASITVPVLAVAGGASPSWMREAARTVAGAVPDGTYRTLDGQTHAVDPDALGPLLTDFFSA, via the coding sequence ATGGACAAGAAGACGAACTCTCCCGACGGCACGGCCATCGCGTACGAGCGCACCGGCGCGGGCCCGGCGGTCATCCTGGTGAGCGGCGCCCTGTCGGCGGGCTCGTCGATGGAGCCGCTGGCGGCCCGGCTGAGCGGCGGACTCGGCGCCGTCCCGTACGACCGCAGGGGCCGTGGCGCGAGCGGTGACACGGCCCCGTACGCCGTCGCCCGCGAGGTGGAGGACATCGCCGCGCTCATCGACGCGGTGGGCGGCAGCGCGGCGCTCTACGGCATGTCGTCGGGCGCGGCGCTGGCCCTGGAGGCGGCGGCGAGTGGGCTGCCGGTGACCCGGGTCGCCGTGTACGAACCCCCGTTCGCGGTCGACGAAGGGGGCGGCAAGGAGCGCGCGGAGTACACGCGGCAGCTGTCCGGGCTCCTCGCCGAGGGCCGCAACGGGGACGCGGTGGAGCTGTTCATGTCGCTCACCGGCGCGCCCGCCGAGATGATCGCGGGCGCCCGGCGCTCGCCCTGGTGGCCGGACATGGAGGCGGTCGCGCCGACCCTGGCCTATGACAATGCCGCGATGGGTGACGGTCTGGTGCCGCGGGAGCGGCTGGCCTCGATCACCGTGCCGGTGCTCGCCGTCGCGGGCGGCGCGAGCCCCTCGTGGATGCGCGAGGCGGCGCGGACGGTGGCAGGGGCGGTGCCCGACGGGACGTACCGCACGCTCGACGGCCAGACCCACGCGGTGGATCCGGACGCGCTCGGTCCGCTGCTCACCGACTTCTTCTCGGCGTAG
- the mnmA gene encoding tRNA 2-thiouridine(34) synthase MnmA yields the protein MTSQTPQSTRPLRVLAAMSGGVDSAVAAARAAEAGHDVTGVHLALSANPQSFRTGARGCCTVEDSRDARRAADVIGIPFYVWDLAERFREDVVDDFVAEYEAGRTPNPCLRCNEKIKFAALLDKALALGFDAVATGHYAKVVEHADGTRELHRASDMAKDQSYVLGVLDDRQLAHALFPLGDTVTTKGEIRAEAERRGLAVAKKPDSHDICFIADGDTQGFLASRLGKAEGDIVDEAGSKVGTHEGAYGFTIGQRKGLRIGTPAPDGKPRYVLDISPVNNTVTVGPVGSLDVTALTAIKPRWCGTAPSGPGTYTAQLRAHGDETPVTAELVDGTLTVTFDEPVRGVAPGQAIVLYDGTRVVGSATIATTTRAKTAA from the coding sequence ATGACTTCGCAGACCCCGCAGAGCACCCGCCCCCTTCGCGTCCTCGCCGCCATGTCGGGCGGCGTGGACTCCGCCGTCGCCGCCGCCCGCGCGGCGGAAGCGGGCCACGACGTGACGGGCGTCCACCTCGCCCTCTCGGCGAACCCGCAGTCGTTCCGCACCGGAGCCCGCGGCTGTTGCACCGTGGAGGACTCCCGTGACGCCCGCAGGGCCGCCGACGTCATCGGCATCCCCTTCTACGTCTGGGACCTCGCCGAGCGCTTCCGCGAGGACGTCGTCGACGACTTCGTCGCCGAGTACGAGGCCGGGCGCACCCCGAACCCGTGCCTGCGCTGCAACGAGAAGATCAAGTTCGCCGCGCTCCTCGACAAGGCGCTCGCCCTGGGCTTCGACGCGGTCGCCACGGGCCACTACGCGAAGGTGGTCGAGCACGCGGACGGCACCCGCGAGCTGCACCGCGCCTCCGACATGGCCAAGGACCAGTCGTACGTCCTCGGAGTCCTCGACGACCGCCAGCTCGCGCACGCCCTGTTCCCCCTCGGCGACACGGTCACGACGAAGGGCGAGATCCGCGCGGAGGCCGAGCGGCGCGGCCTCGCGGTCGCCAAGAAGCCCGACTCGCACGACATCTGTTTCATCGCGGACGGCGACACCCAGGGCTTCCTCGCGTCGCGCCTGGGCAAGGCCGAGGGCGACATCGTCGACGAGGCGGGCAGCAAGGTCGGCACGCACGAGGGCGCGTACGGCTTCACGATCGGCCAGCGCAAGGGCCTGCGCATCGGCACCCCGGCCCCCGACGGCAAGCCGCGCTACGTCCTGGACATCTCGCCGGTGAACAACACGGTGACGGTCGGCCCCGTCGGCTCCCTCGATGTCACCGCCCTCACCGCCATCAAGCCCCGCTGGTGCGGCACGGCTCCCTCGGGACCGGGCACGTACACCGCGCAGCTGCGCGCCCACGGCGACGAGACGCCGGTGACGGCGGAGCTGGTCGACGGCACTCTGACCGTCACCTTCGACGAGCCCGTACGCGGCGTCGCCCCCGGCCAGGCCATCGTGCTCTACGACGGCACGCGCGTGGTCGGCTCGGCGACGATCGCGACGACCACGCGCGCGAAGACGGCTGCCTAG